The Rhinolophus ferrumequinum isolate MPI-CBG mRhiFer1 chromosome 4, mRhiFer1_v1.p, whole genome shotgun sequence genome has a window encoding:
- the PRIMPOL gene encoding DNA-directed primase/polymerase protein isoform X4, with the protein MKRKWEAKLQRIEERASHYERKPLFSVYRPRLSQPEEPPSIWKLFPRQTQAFNFVKNCKEDVHVFALECKVGSGQRIYLVTTYVQLWFYYKSRKNLLHCYEVIPENAVCKLYFDLEFNKVANPEADGKMMVALLIEHVCKSLQELYGVNCSAEDVLNLDSSTDEKFSRHLIFQLHDVAFKDNIHVGNFVRKILQPAFQLIANEDDDGIPETTGHGFSHFSETPIEQGISFSKMSTDKDIGESWTLNSKKPERLGSAEQSSRDLSFLVVKNTTGEKHLFVDLGVYTRNRNFRLYKSSKIGKIVALEVAEDNKFSLTQSNISKENQYFLSSLISNVRFSDTLRILTSDTSQNKQKQVEYFNSTSTSENIEGFQDSPYPEIDKFVLSLVNKNGIKGGIRRWNYFFPEELLVYDICKYRWCRNIGRAHKSNNIMIVIDLKNEVWYQKCHDPVCKAQNFKSDRFPLPAEVCFLFLLKEEEEFTTDQTRNNETKNPHKLSSTSSKGVFSDPDWDSGIDDTYFLEATEDAELAEAAANSLLSYNSGVDEIPDELIIEVLQE; encoded by the exons atgaagagaaaatgggaagcaAAACTGCAGCGAATTGAAGAACGAGCATCTCACTATGAGAGGAAACCATTGTTCTCAGTGTACAGACCCAGGTTGTCCCAGCCAGAAGAACCACCCTCCATTTGGAAACTATTTCCTCGGCAAACTcaagcttttaattttgttaaaaactgTAAAGAG GATGTTCATGTATTTGCTTTGGAATGCAAAGTGGGCAGTGGACAACGTATTTACCTTGTAACAACGTATGTTCAACTTTGGTTTTATTATAAATCCCG AAAAAATCTCTTACACTGCTATGAAGTCATTCCTGAAAATGCTGTGTGCAAGCTCTATTTTGATTTGGAATTTAATAAAGTTGCCAATCCAGAAGCTGATGGAAAAATGATGGTTGCATTACTCATTGAG CATGTTTGTAAATCACTTCAAGAGTTATATGGGGTTAATTGTTCAGCTGAAGATGTTCTCAACTTGGATTCTAGCACTGATGAAAAATTTAGCCGCCATTTAATATTTCAACTCCATGATGTGGCATTTAAAGATAACATTCATGTTG gaaATTTTGTGAGAAAAATTTTGCAGCCTGCTTTTCAATTAATTGCCAATGAAGATGATGATGGGATTCCAGAGACAACAGGGCATggattttcccatttttctgaaACACCAATTGAACAAGGAATTTCCTTCAGTAAAATGTCCACAGATAAGGATATAGGAGAGAGCTGGACATTGAATTCAAAGAAACCAGAGAGGCTGGGATCAGCTGAGCAAAGCAGTCGCGATCTTTCATTTTTAGTTGTGAAGAACACCACAGGGGAAAAGCATCTTTTTGTCGATCTAG GAGTTTATACAAGAAATAGAAACTTTCGGCTATATAAATCATCAAAAATAGGAAAGATCGTGGCTTTGGAGGTCGCTGAAGATAACAAATTTTCTCTTACACAGTCAAATATTTCGAAGGAAAATCagtatttcctctcttctttgaTCAGCAATGTCAG attCTCAGATACTTTACGAATTCTTACATCTGACACATcccagaataaacaaaaacaagttgaatattttaatagtacCAGCACTTCag AAAACATTGAAGGTTTTCAGGATTCACCCTACCCTGAAATTGATAAATTTGTCCTTTCTTTGGTGAATAAAAATGGCATTAAAGGAG gaaTTCGGCGTTGGAATTACTTTTTCCCAGAAGAATTATTGGTTTATGACATTTGTAAATATCGCTGGTGTAGAAACATTGGAAGAGCCCATAAGAGTAACAATATCAT gaTTGTGATTgatctgaaaaatgaagtttgGTATCAGAAATGTCATGACCCTGTATGTAAAGCACAAAACTTCAAATCTGACC GTTTTCCATTACCTGCTGAAGtgtgtttcctgtttcttctcaaaGAG GAAGAAGAGTTTACAACAGACCAAACAAGGAACAATGAAACCAAGAATCCTCATAAGCTATCTAGTACCTCGTCAAAAGGTGTATTTTCTGATCCTGACTGGGATAGTGGCATTGATGATACTTATTTTCTGGAAGCTACTGAAGATGCTGAATTAGCAGAAGCTGCAGCAAACAGTCTGCTCAGTTATAATAGTGGAGTGGATGAAATTCCTGATGAACTAATTATAGAAGTATTACAAGAGTAG
- the PRIMPOL gene encoding DNA-directed primase/polymerase protein isoform X5, with product MKRKWEAKLQRIEERASHYERKPLFSVYRPRLSQPEEPPSIWKLFPRQTQAFNFVKNCKEDVHVFALECKVGSGQRIYLVTTYVQLWFYYKSRKNLLHCYEVIPENAVCKLYFDLEFNKVANPEADGKMMVALLIEHVCKSLQELYGVNCSAEDVLNLDSSTDEKFSRHLIFQLHDVAFKDNIHVGNFVRKILQPAFQLIANEDDDGIPETTGHGFSHFSETPIEQGISFSKMSTDKDIGESWTLNSKKPERLGSAEQSSRDLSFLVVKNTTGEKHLFVDLGVYTRNRNFRLYKSSKIGKIVALEVAEDNKFSLTQSNISKENQYFLSSLISNVRFSDTLRILTSDTSQNKQKQVEYFNSTSTSVENIEGFQDSPYPEIDKFVLSLVNKNGIKGGIRRWNYFFPEELLVYDICKYRWCRNIGRAHKSNNIMIVIDLKNEVWYQKCHDPVCKAQNFKSDRFPLPAEVCFLFLLKEEEFLEKCQEEEEFTTDQTRNNETKNPHKLSSTSSKGSFHRNEN from the exons atgaagagaaaatgggaagcaAAACTGCAGCGAATTGAAGAACGAGCATCTCACTATGAGAGGAAACCATTGTTCTCAGTGTACAGACCCAGGTTGTCCCAGCCAGAAGAACCACCCTCCATTTGGAAACTATTTCCTCGGCAAACTcaagcttttaattttgttaaaaactgTAAAGAG GATGTTCATGTATTTGCTTTGGAATGCAAAGTGGGCAGTGGACAACGTATTTACCTTGTAACAACGTATGTTCAACTTTGGTTTTATTATAAATCCCG AAAAAATCTCTTACACTGCTATGAAGTCATTCCTGAAAATGCTGTGTGCAAGCTCTATTTTGATTTGGAATTTAATAAAGTTGCCAATCCAGAAGCTGATGGAAAAATGATGGTTGCATTACTCATTGAG CATGTTTGTAAATCACTTCAAGAGTTATATGGGGTTAATTGTTCAGCTGAAGATGTTCTCAACTTGGATTCTAGCACTGATGAAAAATTTAGCCGCCATTTAATATTTCAACTCCATGATGTGGCATTTAAAGATAACATTCATGTTG gaaATTTTGTGAGAAAAATTTTGCAGCCTGCTTTTCAATTAATTGCCAATGAAGATGATGATGGGATTCCAGAGACAACAGGGCATggattttcccatttttctgaaACACCAATTGAACAAGGAATTTCCTTCAGTAAAATGTCCACAGATAAGGATATAGGAGAGAGCTGGACATTGAATTCAAAGAAACCAGAGAGGCTGGGATCAGCTGAGCAAAGCAGTCGCGATCTTTCATTTTTAGTTGTGAAGAACACCACAGGGGAAAAGCATCTTTTTGTCGATCTAG GAGTTTATACAAGAAATAGAAACTTTCGGCTATATAAATCATCAAAAATAGGAAAGATCGTGGCTTTGGAGGTCGCTGAAGATAACAAATTTTCTCTTACACAGTCAAATATTTCGAAGGAAAATCagtatttcctctcttctttgaTCAGCAATGTCAG attCTCAGATACTTTACGAATTCTTACATCTGACACATcccagaataaacaaaaacaagttgaatattttaatagtacCAGCACTTCag TAGAAAACATTGAAGGTTTTCAGGATTCACCCTACCCTGAAATTGATAAATTTGTCCTTTCTTTGGTGAATAAAAATGGCATTAAAGGAG gaaTTCGGCGTTGGAATTACTTTTTCCCAGAAGAATTATTGGTTTATGACATTTGTAAATATCGCTGGTGTAGAAACATTGGAAGAGCCCATAAGAGTAACAATATCAT gaTTGTGATTgatctgaaaaatgaagtttgGTATCAGAAATGTCATGACCCTGTATGTAAAGCACAAAACTTCAAATCTGACC GTTTTCCATTACCTGCTGAAGtgtgtttcctgtttcttctcaaaGAG gaagaatttctagaaaaatgtcaagag GAAGAAGAGTTTACAACAGACCAAACAAGGAACAATGAAACCAAGAATCCTCATAAGCTATCTAGTACCTCGTCAAAAG
- the PRIMPOL gene encoding DNA-directed primase/polymerase protein isoform X6 has product MKRKWEAKLQRIEERASHYERKPLFSVYRPRLSQPEEPPSIWKLFPRQTQAFNFVKNCKEDVHVFALECKVGSGQRIYLVTTYVQLWFYYKSRKNLLHCYEVIPENAVCKLYFDLEFNKVANPEADGKMMVALLIEHVCKSLQELYGVNCSAEDVLNLDSSTDEKFSRHLIFQLHDVAFKDNIHVGNFVRKILQPAFQLIANEDDDGIPETTGHGFSHFSETPIEQGISFSKMSTDKDIGESWTLNSKKPERLGSAEQSSRDLSFLVVKNTTGEKHLFVDLGVYTRNRNFRLYKSSKIGKIVALEVAEDNKFSLTQSNISKENQYFLSSLISNVRFSDTLRILTSDTSQNKQKQVEYFNSTSTSVENIEGFQDSPYPEIDKFVLSLVNKNGIKGGIRRWNYFFPEELLVYDICKYRWCRNIGRAHKSNNIMIVIDLKNEVWYQKCHDPVCKAQNFKSDRFPLPAEVCFLFLLKEEEEFTTDQTRNNETKNPHKLSSTSSKGSFHRNEN; this is encoded by the exons atgaagagaaaatgggaagcaAAACTGCAGCGAATTGAAGAACGAGCATCTCACTATGAGAGGAAACCATTGTTCTCAGTGTACAGACCCAGGTTGTCCCAGCCAGAAGAACCACCCTCCATTTGGAAACTATTTCCTCGGCAAACTcaagcttttaattttgttaaaaactgTAAAGAG GATGTTCATGTATTTGCTTTGGAATGCAAAGTGGGCAGTGGACAACGTATTTACCTTGTAACAACGTATGTTCAACTTTGGTTTTATTATAAATCCCG AAAAAATCTCTTACACTGCTATGAAGTCATTCCTGAAAATGCTGTGTGCAAGCTCTATTTTGATTTGGAATTTAATAAAGTTGCCAATCCAGAAGCTGATGGAAAAATGATGGTTGCATTACTCATTGAG CATGTTTGTAAATCACTTCAAGAGTTATATGGGGTTAATTGTTCAGCTGAAGATGTTCTCAACTTGGATTCTAGCACTGATGAAAAATTTAGCCGCCATTTAATATTTCAACTCCATGATGTGGCATTTAAAGATAACATTCATGTTG gaaATTTTGTGAGAAAAATTTTGCAGCCTGCTTTTCAATTAATTGCCAATGAAGATGATGATGGGATTCCAGAGACAACAGGGCATggattttcccatttttctgaaACACCAATTGAACAAGGAATTTCCTTCAGTAAAATGTCCACAGATAAGGATATAGGAGAGAGCTGGACATTGAATTCAAAGAAACCAGAGAGGCTGGGATCAGCTGAGCAAAGCAGTCGCGATCTTTCATTTTTAGTTGTGAAGAACACCACAGGGGAAAAGCATCTTTTTGTCGATCTAG GAGTTTATACAAGAAATAGAAACTTTCGGCTATATAAATCATCAAAAATAGGAAAGATCGTGGCTTTGGAGGTCGCTGAAGATAACAAATTTTCTCTTACACAGTCAAATATTTCGAAGGAAAATCagtatttcctctcttctttgaTCAGCAATGTCAG attCTCAGATACTTTACGAATTCTTACATCTGACACATcccagaataaacaaaaacaagttgaatattttaatagtacCAGCACTTCag TAGAAAACATTGAAGGTTTTCAGGATTCACCCTACCCTGAAATTGATAAATTTGTCCTTTCTTTGGTGAATAAAAATGGCATTAAAGGAG gaaTTCGGCGTTGGAATTACTTTTTCCCAGAAGAATTATTGGTTTATGACATTTGTAAATATCGCTGGTGTAGAAACATTGGAAGAGCCCATAAGAGTAACAATATCAT gaTTGTGATTgatctgaaaaatgaagtttgGTATCAGAAATGTCATGACCCTGTATGTAAAGCACAAAACTTCAAATCTGACC GTTTTCCATTACCTGCTGAAGtgtgtttcctgtttcttctcaaaGAG GAAGAAGAGTTTACAACAGACCAAACAAGGAACAATGAAACCAAGAATCCTCATAAGCTATCTAGTACCTCGTCAAAAG
- the PRIMPOL gene encoding DNA-directed primase/polymerase protein isoform X1: MKRKWEAKLQRIEERASHYERKPLFSVYRPRLSQPEEPPSIWKLFPRQTQAFNFVKNCKEDVHVFALECKVGSGQRIYLVTTYVQLWFYYKSRKNLLHCYEVIPENAVCKLYFDLEFNKVANPEADGKMMVALLIEHVCKSLQELYGVNCSAEDVLNLDSSTDEKFSRHLIFQLHDVAFKDNIHVGNFVRKILQPAFQLIANEDDDGIPETTGHGFSHFSETPIEQGISFSKMSTDKDIGESWTLNSKKPERLGSAEQSSRDLSFLVVKNTTGEKHLFVDLGVYTRNRNFRLYKSSKIGKIVALEVAEDNKFSLTQSNISKENQYFLSSLISNVRFSDTLRILTSDTSQNKQKQVEYFNSTSTSVENIEGFQDSPYPEIDKFVLSLVNKNGIKGGIRRWNYFFPEELLVYDICKYRWCRNIGRAHKSNNIMIVIDLKNEVWYQKCHDPVCKAQNFKSDRFPLPAEVCFLFLLKEEEFLEKCQEEEEFTTDQTRNNETKNPHKLSSTSSKGVFSDPDWDSGIDDTYFLEATEDAELAEAAANSLLSYNSGVDEIPDELIIEVLQE, translated from the exons atgaagagaaaatgggaagcaAAACTGCAGCGAATTGAAGAACGAGCATCTCACTATGAGAGGAAACCATTGTTCTCAGTGTACAGACCCAGGTTGTCCCAGCCAGAAGAACCACCCTCCATTTGGAAACTATTTCCTCGGCAAACTcaagcttttaattttgttaaaaactgTAAAGAG GATGTTCATGTATTTGCTTTGGAATGCAAAGTGGGCAGTGGACAACGTATTTACCTTGTAACAACGTATGTTCAACTTTGGTTTTATTATAAATCCCG AAAAAATCTCTTACACTGCTATGAAGTCATTCCTGAAAATGCTGTGTGCAAGCTCTATTTTGATTTGGAATTTAATAAAGTTGCCAATCCAGAAGCTGATGGAAAAATGATGGTTGCATTACTCATTGAG CATGTTTGTAAATCACTTCAAGAGTTATATGGGGTTAATTGTTCAGCTGAAGATGTTCTCAACTTGGATTCTAGCACTGATGAAAAATTTAGCCGCCATTTAATATTTCAACTCCATGATGTGGCATTTAAAGATAACATTCATGTTG gaaATTTTGTGAGAAAAATTTTGCAGCCTGCTTTTCAATTAATTGCCAATGAAGATGATGATGGGATTCCAGAGACAACAGGGCATggattttcccatttttctgaaACACCAATTGAACAAGGAATTTCCTTCAGTAAAATGTCCACAGATAAGGATATAGGAGAGAGCTGGACATTGAATTCAAAGAAACCAGAGAGGCTGGGATCAGCTGAGCAAAGCAGTCGCGATCTTTCATTTTTAGTTGTGAAGAACACCACAGGGGAAAAGCATCTTTTTGTCGATCTAG GAGTTTATACAAGAAATAGAAACTTTCGGCTATATAAATCATCAAAAATAGGAAAGATCGTGGCTTTGGAGGTCGCTGAAGATAACAAATTTTCTCTTACACAGTCAAATATTTCGAAGGAAAATCagtatttcctctcttctttgaTCAGCAATGTCAG attCTCAGATACTTTACGAATTCTTACATCTGACACATcccagaataaacaaaaacaagttgaatattttaatagtacCAGCACTTCag TAGAAAACATTGAAGGTTTTCAGGATTCACCCTACCCTGAAATTGATAAATTTGTCCTTTCTTTGGTGAATAAAAATGGCATTAAAGGAG gaaTTCGGCGTTGGAATTACTTTTTCCCAGAAGAATTATTGGTTTATGACATTTGTAAATATCGCTGGTGTAGAAACATTGGAAGAGCCCATAAGAGTAACAATATCAT gaTTGTGATTgatctgaaaaatgaagtttgGTATCAGAAATGTCATGACCCTGTATGTAAAGCACAAAACTTCAAATCTGACC GTTTTCCATTACCTGCTGAAGtgtgtttcctgtttcttctcaaaGAG gaagaatttctagaaaaatgtcaagag GAAGAAGAGTTTACAACAGACCAAACAAGGAACAATGAAACCAAGAATCCTCATAAGCTATCTAGTACCTCGTCAAAAGGTGTATTTTCTGATCCTGACTGGGATAGTGGCATTGATGATACTTATTTTCTGGAAGCTACTGAAGATGCTGAATTAGCAGAAGCTGCAGCAAACAGTCTGCTCAGTTATAATAGTGGAGTGGATGAAATTCCTGATGAACTAATTATAGAAGTATTACAAGAGTAG
- the PRIMPOL gene encoding DNA-directed primase/polymerase protein isoform X2 produces the protein MKRKWEAKLQRIEERASHYERKPLFSVYRPRLSQPEEPPSIWKLFPRQTQAFNFVKNCKEDVHVFALECKVGSGQRIYLVTTYVQLWFYYKSRKNLLHCYEVIPENAVCKLYFDLEFNKVANPEADGKMMVALLIEHVCKSLQELYGVNCSAEDVLNLDSSTDEKFSRHLIFQLHDVAFKDNIHVGNFVRKILQPAFQLIANEDDDGIPETTGHGFSHFSETPIEQGISFSKMSTDKDIGESWTLNSKKPERLGSAEQSSRDLSFLVVKNTTGEKHLFVDLGVYTRNRNFRLYKSSKIGKIVALEVAEDNKFSLTQSNISKENQYFLSSLISNVRFSDTLRILTSDTSQNKQKQVEYFNSTSTSENIEGFQDSPYPEIDKFVLSLVNKNGIKGGIRRWNYFFPEELLVYDICKYRWCRNIGRAHKSNNIMIVIDLKNEVWYQKCHDPVCKAQNFKSDRFPLPAEVCFLFLLKEEEFLEKCQEEEEFTTDQTRNNETKNPHKLSSTSSKGVFSDPDWDSGIDDTYFLEATEDAELAEAAANSLLSYNSGVDEIPDELIIEVLQE, from the exons atgaagagaaaatgggaagcaAAACTGCAGCGAATTGAAGAACGAGCATCTCACTATGAGAGGAAACCATTGTTCTCAGTGTACAGACCCAGGTTGTCCCAGCCAGAAGAACCACCCTCCATTTGGAAACTATTTCCTCGGCAAACTcaagcttttaattttgttaaaaactgTAAAGAG GATGTTCATGTATTTGCTTTGGAATGCAAAGTGGGCAGTGGACAACGTATTTACCTTGTAACAACGTATGTTCAACTTTGGTTTTATTATAAATCCCG AAAAAATCTCTTACACTGCTATGAAGTCATTCCTGAAAATGCTGTGTGCAAGCTCTATTTTGATTTGGAATTTAATAAAGTTGCCAATCCAGAAGCTGATGGAAAAATGATGGTTGCATTACTCATTGAG CATGTTTGTAAATCACTTCAAGAGTTATATGGGGTTAATTGTTCAGCTGAAGATGTTCTCAACTTGGATTCTAGCACTGATGAAAAATTTAGCCGCCATTTAATATTTCAACTCCATGATGTGGCATTTAAAGATAACATTCATGTTG gaaATTTTGTGAGAAAAATTTTGCAGCCTGCTTTTCAATTAATTGCCAATGAAGATGATGATGGGATTCCAGAGACAACAGGGCATggattttcccatttttctgaaACACCAATTGAACAAGGAATTTCCTTCAGTAAAATGTCCACAGATAAGGATATAGGAGAGAGCTGGACATTGAATTCAAAGAAACCAGAGAGGCTGGGATCAGCTGAGCAAAGCAGTCGCGATCTTTCATTTTTAGTTGTGAAGAACACCACAGGGGAAAAGCATCTTTTTGTCGATCTAG GAGTTTATACAAGAAATAGAAACTTTCGGCTATATAAATCATCAAAAATAGGAAAGATCGTGGCTTTGGAGGTCGCTGAAGATAACAAATTTTCTCTTACACAGTCAAATATTTCGAAGGAAAATCagtatttcctctcttctttgaTCAGCAATGTCAG attCTCAGATACTTTACGAATTCTTACATCTGACACATcccagaataaacaaaaacaagttgaatattttaatagtacCAGCACTTCag AAAACATTGAAGGTTTTCAGGATTCACCCTACCCTGAAATTGATAAATTTGTCCTTTCTTTGGTGAATAAAAATGGCATTAAAGGAG gaaTTCGGCGTTGGAATTACTTTTTCCCAGAAGAATTATTGGTTTATGACATTTGTAAATATCGCTGGTGTAGAAACATTGGAAGAGCCCATAAGAGTAACAATATCAT gaTTGTGATTgatctgaaaaatgaagtttgGTATCAGAAATGTCATGACCCTGTATGTAAAGCACAAAACTTCAAATCTGACC GTTTTCCATTACCTGCTGAAGtgtgtttcctgtttcttctcaaaGAG gaagaatttctagaaaaatgtcaagag GAAGAAGAGTTTACAACAGACCAAACAAGGAACAATGAAACCAAGAATCCTCATAAGCTATCTAGTACCTCGTCAAAAGGTGTATTTTCTGATCCTGACTGGGATAGTGGCATTGATGATACTTATTTTCTGGAAGCTACTGAAGATGCTGAATTAGCAGAAGCTGCAGCAAACAGTCTGCTCAGTTATAATAGTGGAGTGGATGAAATTCCTGATGAACTAATTATAGAAGTATTACAAGAGTAG
- the PRIMPOL gene encoding DNA-directed primase/polymerase protein isoform X3 translates to MKRKWEAKLQRIEERASHYERKPLFSVYRPRLSQPEEPPSIWKLFPRQTQAFNFVKNCKEDVHVFALECKVGSGQRIYLVTTYVQLWFYYKSRKNLLHCYEVIPENAVCKLYFDLEFNKVANPEADGKMMVALLIEHVCKSLQELYGVNCSAEDVLNLDSSTDEKFSRHLIFQLHDVAFKDNIHVGNFVRKILQPAFQLIANEDDDGIPETTGHGFSHFSETPIEQGISFSKMSTDKDIGESWTLNSKKPERLGSAEQSSRDLSFLVVKNTTGEKHLFVDLGVYTRNRNFRLYKSSKIGKIVALEVAEDNKFSLTQSNISKENQYFLSSLISNVRFSDTLRILTSDTSQNKQKQVEYFNSTSTSVENIEGFQDSPYPEIDKFVLSLVNKNGIKGGIRRWNYFFPEELLVYDICKYRWCRNIGRAHKSNNIMIVIDLKNEVWYQKCHDPVCKAQNFKSDRFPLPAEVCFLFLLKEEEEFTTDQTRNNETKNPHKLSSTSSKGVFSDPDWDSGIDDTYFLEATEDAELAEAAANSLLSYNSGVDEIPDELIIEVLQE, encoded by the exons atgaagagaaaatgggaagcaAAACTGCAGCGAATTGAAGAACGAGCATCTCACTATGAGAGGAAACCATTGTTCTCAGTGTACAGACCCAGGTTGTCCCAGCCAGAAGAACCACCCTCCATTTGGAAACTATTTCCTCGGCAAACTcaagcttttaattttgttaaaaactgTAAAGAG GATGTTCATGTATTTGCTTTGGAATGCAAAGTGGGCAGTGGACAACGTATTTACCTTGTAACAACGTATGTTCAACTTTGGTTTTATTATAAATCCCG AAAAAATCTCTTACACTGCTATGAAGTCATTCCTGAAAATGCTGTGTGCAAGCTCTATTTTGATTTGGAATTTAATAAAGTTGCCAATCCAGAAGCTGATGGAAAAATGATGGTTGCATTACTCATTGAG CATGTTTGTAAATCACTTCAAGAGTTATATGGGGTTAATTGTTCAGCTGAAGATGTTCTCAACTTGGATTCTAGCACTGATGAAAAATTTAGCCGCCATTTAATATTTCAACTCCATGATGTGGCATTTAAAGATAACATTCATGTTG gaaATTTTGTGAGAAAAATTTTGCAGCCTGCTTTTCAATTAATTGCCAATGAAGATGATGATGGGATTCCAGAGACAACAGGGCATggattttcccatttttctgaaACACCAATTGAACAAGGAATTTCCTTCAGTAAAATGTCCACAGATAAGGATATAGGAGAGAGCTGGACATTGAATTCAAAGAAACCAGAGAGGCTGGGATCAGCTGAGCAAAGCAGTCGCGATCTTTCATTTTTAGTTGTGAAGAACACCACAGGGGAAAAGCATCTTTTTGTCGATCTAG GAGTTTATACAAGAAATAGAAACTTTCGGCTATATAAATCATCAAAAATAGGAAAGATCGTGGCTTTGGAGGTCGCTGAAGATAACAAATTTTCTCTTACACAGTCAAATATTTCGAAGGAAAATCagtatttcctctcttctttgaTCAGCAATGTCAG attCTCAGATACTTTACGAATTCTTACATCTGACACATcccagaataaacaaaaacaagttgaatattttaatagtacCAGCACTTCag TAGAAAACATTGAAGGTTTTCAGGATTCACCCTACCCTGAAATTGATAAATTTGTCCTTTCTTTGGTGAATAAAAATGGCATTAAAGGAG gaaTTCGGCGTTGGAATTACTTTTTCCCAGAAGAATTATTGGTTTATGACATTTGTAAATATCGCTGGTGTAGAAACATTGGAAGAGCCCATAAGAGTAACAATATCAT gaTTGTGATTgatctgaaaaatgaagtttgGTATCAGAAATGTCATGACCCTGTATGTAAAGCACAAAACTTCAAATCTGACC GTTTTCCATTACCTGCTGAAGtgtgtttcctgtttcttctcaaaGAG GAAGAAGAGTTTACAACAGACCAAACAAGGAACAATGAAACCAAGAATCCTCATAAGCTATCTAGTACCTCGTCAAAAGGTGTATTTTCTGATCCTGACTGGGATAGTGGCATTGATGATACTTATTTTCTGGAAGCTACTGAAGATGCTGAATTAGCAGAAGCTGCAGCAAACAGTCTGCTCAGTTATAATAGTGGAGTGGATGAAATTCCTGATGAACTAATTATAGAAGTATTACAAGAGTAG